One genomic region from Peromyscus eremicus chromosome 20, PerEre_H2_v1, whole genome shotgun sequence encodes:
- the Bik gene encoding bcl-2-interacting killer yields the protein MSEARLMARDLIKTVLHDQVPRPPVAPGAPSMKEPVEEENISPVRDLDLVECLEDRNQVALRLAYIGDEMDLCLRSPRLAQLPGIAMHRLAVTYSQTGVRGVFRSLIRGLTNLRENIWSWRVLTPGTWVSPDQAQGQLFPMVLLVLLLLGEALHLQLQ from the exons ATGTCGGAGGCAAGACTCATGGCCAGAGACCTCATCAAGACTGTCTTGCATGACCAGGTCCCCCGACCTCCAGTGGCTCCTGGGGCTCCCAGCATGAAGGAGCCTGTGGAGGAAGAAAACATTAGTCCTGTGAGAGACTTGGACCTCGTGGAGTGCCTGGAGGACAG AAACCAGGTGGCCCTGAGGCTGGCCTACATCGGTGATGAGATGGACCTGTGTCTGCGGAGCCCCCGTCTGGCCCAGCTGCCTGGGATTGCCATGCACAG ACTCGCCGTCACCTACAGCCAGACGGGTGTCAGGGGCGTTTTCAGGAGCCTGATTCGTGGCCTCACCAACCTCAGGGAAAACATTTGGTCCTGGAGAGTCCTGACTCCTGGCACCTGG GTGTCACCTGACCAGGCCCAAGGACAGCTGTTTCCCATGGTGCTGTTGGTTCTCTTGCTGCTGGGCGAGGCCCTGCATTTGCAGCTTCAGTGA
- the Mcat gene encoding malonyl-CoA-acyl carrier protein transacylase, mitochondrial has protein sequence MSARVARAGWAWGSWGRRAASSHRELPPNAVDVAELLRDASSAEAGAQEAVARRPPARCSVLLFPGQGSQAVGMGAGLLGFPRVRQLYEAAHRVLGYDLLELCLYGPQEDLDRTVHCQPAVFVASLAALEKLHHLQPAAIENCVAAAGFSVGEFAALVFAGAMEFSEGLYAVKVRAEAMQEASEAVPSGMLSVLGQRQSNFSFACMEAQEHCKSLGIENPVCQVSNYLFPDCRVISGHLEALQFLRKNSAKYHFKRTKMLPVSGGFHTCLMEPAVEPLVKILGTINIKKPLVAVHSNVSGHKYMHPQHIRKLLGQQVVSPVKWEQTMHSIYERKKGTEFPSTFEVGPGRQLGSILKSCNRQAWKYYDHVDVMQTSVDPDL, from the exons ATGAGCGCCCGGGTAGCTCGGGCCGGGTGGGCCTGGGGCTCTTGGGGACGCCGCGCCGCCTCGAGCCACCGGGAGCTGCCGCCGAACGCCGTGGACGTGGCGGAGCTGCTGCGGGACGCCAGCTCGGCCGAGGCGGGGGCCCAGGAGGCGGTGGCGCGGCGACCGCCTGCACGCTGCTCAGTGCTGCTCTTCCCCGGTCAGGGCAGCCAGGCGGTCGGCATGGGTGCCGGCCTGCTCGGCTTCCCGCGCGTGCGCCAGCTCTACGAGGCCGCGCACCGGGTGTTGGGCTACGATCTGCTGGAGCTGTGCCTGTACGGGCCACAGGAGGACCTGGACCGCACGGTGCACTGCCAACCCGCCGTCTTCGTGGCCTCGCTGGCCGCCTTGGAGAAGCTACATCACCTGCAGCCGGCG GCCATTGAGAACTGTGTTGCTGCAGCTGGATTCAGCGTGGGAGAGTTTGCAGCCCTCGTGTTTGCCGGGGCCATGGAGTTTTCTGAAG GTCTGTATGCGGTGAAGGTCCGAGCCGAAGCTATGCAAGAAGCATCTGAAGCTGTCCCCAGTGGGATGCTGTCTGTCCTCGGCCAGCGTCAGTCCAACTTCTCCTTTGCCTGCATGGAAGCCCAGGAGCACTGCAAGTCCCTGGGCATAGAGAACCCGGTGTGCCAGGTGTCCAACTACCTCTTTCCCGACTGCAGGGTCATCTCAGGACACCTTGAG GCCCTACAGTTTCTCCGGAAGAATTCTGCTAAGTATCACTTCAAGCGCACCAAGATGTTGCCGGTGAGTGGAGGCTTCCATACCTGCCTCATGGAGCCGGCCGTGGAGCCCCTGGTGAAAATTCTAGGCACAATTAACATCAAGAAGCCACTGGTTGCTGTGCACTCCAACGTCAGTGGGCATAAATACATGCACCCCCAGCACATCCGGAAGCTGCTGGGGCAGCAGGTGGTATCTCCGGTGAAATGGGAACAGACGATGCACTCCATCTATGAGCGGAAGAAGGGCACCGAGTTCCCCAGCACCTTTGAGGTAGGCCCAGGGCGGCAGCTGGGAAGCATCCTCAAGAGCTGTAACAGGCAGGCGTGGAAGTACTATGACCACGTGGATGTGATGCAGACCAGTGTGGATCCTGACCTCTGA